The Epinephelus moara isolate mb chromosome 11, YSFRI_EMoa_1.0, whole genome shotgun sequence sequence CAGTACTTTAGTATTTTTTGggagtatctgtactttacttgagtattttaatttctgtgaactttcacttttactccatcatttcctaaataaaatgtatacttTTACTCAATACCCTACATTGTCAGTACTTATGACAAAAtagggaagagaaggaggaaggaaggagagagggagggaaggaaaaaCTGGATCTGATCTTTGAATCCtttaaattgtgaaaaaaaaaatgtttttcttcactTGTACGCTCCATTTTCAAGGTTTTAAGAAATGGACTTCATAATTCTCAAACTTCTAACTGCTTGCATTTTAATAAACAGCATTTACTTGTACACTTACTTtcaatacttgagtacatttaaTGTCATAAAATTACCTTTGATACTAAAATACAGTCAGACCCTCTGACCTCACCAAGCCCACACTCAATATAAGACCCATCAGAGGGCATTGCTgctaaataaaatacaaaacaatatcACATCCAACTATGTCATGCTTCTTACATTTTatgcttcagtattaataatccTGTATTAACTCTGATCTGGACCATCTGAATAATAAGAACATTTTAATAGGATAAGGATTATATTTTCACTTAACCTTATGTAAGATTTTGAAAACAGGACTAGTGCGAGCCACCATAAgagcaaagattttttttttttttttactatgacACAACTTGTATTTCAACTCACTTTTCATTGTTTTgaattcatcaaaaatgtgaagTTGAGATGCAGAGACATACTTTGATCACCACAAAGATGAGGAAAAAACTAATTTATGCTTTgttaaaaattgtttttatttgatccCAGATTACACAGCTGGCATGTTTTTCAAGTTGACTTCCAAACAAGACCTTCACATACATTTAATTACTTCATGCCTTTGGATTTGGCAGAGTTCCAGATTTCATCACATTCCCTGTTCACCACCAGTTTGCCGTCATCGGTCAGGTGAAGACGGCACATGTTGCAGTCAGATTTGGCAGAGTTTGTGTGCCACCTGGGTTCATCACACTTGTTGTACATGACCAGGTTGCAGTCAGCCTGCATGCACAGGCGCTGAGCGTCTGATCCTTTGGTGTCAGAGTCCCACACAGGCTTCCAGCCATAGATGACAAAGTTACCATCCTCCTGCAGGCAGAAAAGAGACATTTTACTGGTATCAGAAATTGCATTTCTAAAAACTTGCTCTTTTACTTTTGAATTTACTTTCAACACAGACCAGTACACATGGATCATGCATCCTAATTGAGTGCACATATATTCTGAGTTACTCACCTGGAAAACAGCCTTAAACTCCCTGTTGTTGGATATCAGGTAGTCTCCCCTCCGGAGCTCATCATTTCTGGACAAGAAGTTCCTGCTCATGAttctgcaacaaaaaaatcaagccTGTGATGTatccatttaaaaactaaaaaagcattgaaaaaatgttttgccatttcttttttttttaactaaaaagTATTTAGTTTTCACCTTACATTAGTTTATACTCACAGTAAGTCTTATGCACTTAATATAAACCTAACTGCAACAGCAGAGATTTAACAGTAAACTGCAATAACTTCTTCATGCATTTAACTGCTCTTGCACAGAAATCCATCcattattgtaaaaaaaaaaaagtatagaaTACTTACAGGATTGAATTTCCCACCCAAGTCAGACTgcaagcagaggaagaggagaggagggcaaGATGTAAAATTCACTCCATTTTATATACAAAGCTAGGggtggagagagacagggggACAAAGGGGTGTGCGCCATGCCCCTCTTTTTCTAATGAGAACTGAATGTTCCTGAACCAGATGAACTGCTTGAATCCCCCCGAAACTACGCAACCCTGTAACCATGCAGGGTTCTTGTGACTTAAGCATGATCTTTGGAGGGTGACATGATGGACAAAGGGACTGTCTTGAAAGGATTAGCTACCAGTACTGATACTGTATGCAGAGGAAAGTGCTCCAGGAGCTTTACTCATCTGTGATAATCATCAGTCATTTTTATCACCCAAGAGATGTGAAGAGCATGCATGAGCTTGATATAAAGGGTGTCATAATTACAGACCAGGAAGGATCTAGCCTGACAAGTGTGAAAGCCTTTTACTCAGTTTACCAAATCCATTGAAATCAGAGCAGGCATGCTATTTGATTATCCTTTACATTTTATCCAACCAGGCAACAGCCCTTTAGGGAGAGGAGTGATTATGTAACAgagagggtttttttcttcGTCTTTCTTTTATATTACAAAAAGGCCCTTATTGACTTCCTCTACTTCCCACGCTCTGTGCATGGAGTAAAGTACAATATGTACCATGTTGCATCCAAGTTCCTATCCAGGCTGCACACAGCAGACTATGTGTAGGAGCTTTATTATATGTGCTGAAACCAAGAAACCAACCAGATGCAGGTCACTTTTTggacagtggtggaggaagcaCTCACatcttttactcaagtaaaaataGACATGCCACAGTCTAAAAATACTggtacaagtaaaagtcctgaattGAAAACTTACTTcagtgaaaatacaaaaatattatcagcaaaatgtgctTCAAGTATCAAAAGTATCCCACATAAGCCTGACACCTATTTACCGGGAACTAACCTTGCAAAGCACTATCCAGCGACCCACCATCTGACACACTGTGAGGATGGAGACTGACACATTTGTCAACAGCCACAGAGATGTAAATGAGGTGGACTTGGCAGGGATGGAGGGCCGCTGTCAGAGAATGCCACAGCAAGTGAAAACACCGTAGGTTCATTGATTTGGTTGCATTAGAGGGAAAAAATTATACTTggttgcatttttgttttgtttcctgttcacactgacatttCACCAACAAACCAAGAGCAGTAAAAATGAACCGACTGACAGGTAACTTGTTAACTGGACAGTTTGGGCctttgtcatcctgcatcatcaggacccacGTGTGGAAATCAAATTCCAGTTCCAGTTTCCAGTttatgcagcagcactttaatgcttCTTAAGTGTTTCTATTTATATTCTCTGGTTTCACAAAGAGCTCATAGAGAAATATCTGACTGCAAGCATTTTTAGGAGGCTATTATTAGACTGCATATCAATCGCATGTTATGAATAATGACTAACACAGAGACGGGATGGAAAGAAGGGGTATGGTACAGTAATGACTCTGGGCTTAATACTGTGGGATCACTGTCACGTGGTTTTTAACGGACAAACGAAGTACACAGAGTCAGATACAATGATGgcagttttaacagctttttaatcagGGGAAATACCCACACTGATATGcatatgtgttaccatggttacacgTATGCATTAGCATACATACTGTAGGTTATAGGATATACATGGCCTTTATCAGgatcaattatgggatcaaggACAGACTTCACAATCAGCAGTTGAACTGATTACTGGTTTAGCTGTTGAAATCCTGCTAAAATCACATACTGTATCTGCCATCATAAAATCCTGTGGTTGGTTCGTTTGCAAACTGCACCAGAATCCGTTTGAAAGCAACCTTCCCATGTAATAAATctaccattttgttttgttttcacagtaattagtagctagttcctaaaatgttcaggcagagggtacttgctcgAGCTCTAATtatgggtgagaggctgtcaggaaatagtttgttgggcacagggaaacagagatctgtgtgggtacatgagacactaaaaaagagggtggatcacagggagtaccaccagcatggtccaggagcttcgcctccatgatggtCGCTTCCTGGCATATTTAAGGATGACTCAGGGGGAGTTTTACAATCTGCTATCGTTGGACTGTATAACTCTGGGTATCCAgtaactgctaccaccagtgtctcctccattgtttacctaCTGTAAACTGTTGATGTCGCGACCACCACAGAGGGCCGGCTCTCAAATCATTCGACTGGTCAATACGAAAAAAAGATGACGAAAAAGAGATGACTTGGGGTGGTTTTTCGCTCTGAGtggaagttttttcaacttgagttcagagcactccagCAAAACCACCAGGCGAGGTGTGtagcaatgcaaaaaaaaaaaacgccgcTGGGTTCTTCACAAGCAGAATCATGGCTTGAGTCAAGCTGAAACAGGCCACTTCACACCgctgcagcttttctctgcaacattctaaaacagttttgtttcatTGCAATGTTTGGTCTGAACTTGGCTTAACAGCAAGTCAATACAGCAAGTATTTTCTGAAAGTTACAAACACAACCTTAAAGTAAAAGAGCTGAGTAATTCCTTCCCGATTGCTTACATGTagctgcaacacattctcatcccaactcctCAAATATtgcagctttgtcagtggacttttacGTCTACATGTGACGTTCACACAGGAAGCAAGCAGAGAGGGCTCCTGGgagaaagtctggggtttgttggacccactcACCTCCCCTCTCGCCCACcgtatagggactttccagcttgTAATACATCATTGTTGCTGGTGgcattacaaactgatgccGTCCAATGGTTTACAAAGCAAGGCCGCCTGGCAGCGTATCATCCCTAACAAAGCGATGGTATTAGACGAGGTGAGAATAAGAACAGGCTGGTGGTCATACTGAAGTCAATTAACAGACACAACATGGTAAACATGTACGTTTTTCTcacatgttaacatttttatgtgatGCACTCTGTCGCAGTAACTTGTAACACTGCTCAGCAGTGGATACAATTGTGAAGCTTTGTGCTTTCAAATCATTTATAATTCATTAAAGTTTGAGTGAAGATTCAGTCAGGTGGTATCCCAACTaaggtataaaaaaaatgaaataaaaaactctCTGGCTGCTGCTCGTTCAGATGCTACTGCTTAAAAAAAGCCACGTTGTCACAGCTGGCTTTACAGTGGAAAATAACTGACAGGCtcacacttcctgtgtccaactgccaagtactgtatgtacagACACTATAAATGAATGTGTATGTTAGTTATGATATAATTAGTCAGCACTGCAGTGTCAGCTAATTTCAtgtcttctgtgtgtttgtctgatgTTTAGGAGTGTTTTTTGTGGTATGGTCTTTGATGCATGGACTGTGGGACTGTCACATGCCTGCAAGTGCTGAATGTGAAGGAGTGTGGTTGtgggggaaggaggaggaggaggaggaggaggaggaggaggagggaggctgATATCCATAAGGAGGAATTCAGCCTATAGCGCATCCGGATCTATAGCGAGTCTGCAAACAACAAGGATAAATACCAgcacatttttcttcttctgttttttattacatAAGGTTACATCTGGCATACAGGGACTTTAGGAGCAAAGAGGGAAGTCATTTAtcacagcagagaggagcttAAAGTGAATCACCAGCATTACAGGCAAACATatcaaacatacattttaaatgtggagatttgttgcttttgtatttttattttatagtgaaACCTGGATGAGAAATCTTTAGGAAATGATAGTGACATTTGGCATGTCAAAGCAACGTCACTGCAGTGGAATAagcatgcaacagcattacagATCATTTGCATACTGTCTTATGACAGTCATTTTTTGAATATATATCTTAGCCAGTAGACACAGCCAGAAGCGTAGGAGCTCCACTGTTGTAAGTCATTTTTTTGCAGTACTCCGTCCTGGTTGTCCTCATTTCCTGAAACAAGAGAGTAAACACGTTAAGATGTCTATTCAGACATCATTTATGTGCAGGAAGCAACACATGCACTGCACCAATTTTCCCCTGCAGGCTGCCTATTGTTTTACCTTAATTTCTATctttctaacacacacacagcaaggtGCAGACCAGTGTAAGCTTCAATGCAAGTCCATCAAAGTTAAGACATAAGTCATCTCGAGTAGACCATGCTCTACTCATCTCACCaaactgctgttttgttttctttgaggAAACAAAAAGGTTTAATTTATTAGTTAGTTAACATGTCCAGGAGAAAAAAGATAGGGTAGAAAAACATCAAGAGGAGTTTTAAATGTAccataaaatgtaaaagatcTAAGTTGCATTTGGGGTTTCTAAATTGGGggtctttaaaggagcagtctgTAAGTTTTAGAGAGATTTAGTGctgtctagcagtgaggactgcagatgtAAACCAGCCAAAATTTCTTAGTATTTATTGTTCAGAACATTTTTAtgaggagccgaattatcca is a genomic window containing:
- the LOC126397868 gene encoding uncharacterized protein LOC126397868, which translates into the protein MSRNFLSRNDELRRGDYLISNNREFKAVFQEDGNFVIYGWKPVWDSDTKGSDAQRLCMQADCNLVMYNKCDEPRWHTNSAKSDCNMCRLHLTDDGKLVVNRECDEIWNSAKSKGMK